One Flavobacterium sp. 90 DNA segment encodes these proteins:
- a CDS encoding TonB-dependent receptor, whose product MKKLLVRKLNLLPLLLCLWLPSINFAQAQKTISGKVTDDKNNTLPGVSISIKDSKYNAATDIDGNYTLVYSSSLVDPVIVFSYMGFIGKSEAVNNRTQFDVVMQEETNKLNEVVIIGYGSQKKSNVTGAISTVKKESLETRATTSPAEALQGLVAGVNVQKSGGVAGASVSVKIRGVNTFGATEPLYIIDGFQGSINTINPTNIESMEVLKDGAAAAIYGSVAANGVIIVTTKNGQKEGVKVDFSSFLSITNPSKILDLLDADGYRTVNKRMYDEYNKYATTPKPLPAYITAPSDVNTDWQDEVFRSGFTQNYGLGVQGRQGDFKFALYGNLVKQKGIVIDNQFGQQTASARISFKKSIFDVDGKMAYIGTQNALPNFQLKEVYTMAPLVPVYDATQPYGYGLADKNGLPAATNPVAEEHFRKSNDVGQDLTANIAITTNIAPWIKYKLAYSYRVKNNQQMAHFPPFIANPKEVHLYPMQSELRTTWNEQILDNIITIDKTFGKHVFGLMLGNTFNSQSSNWNQVSVEGKTTDYTVENGQLVSIDRPSGFLDPGFETIGAGRGGTYTADGSKFQYNRVSFFGRLNYSYNDRYLLQVTVRKDGSSKFGEDSRWGTFPSVALGWKIEQEDFFPKDMILSTLKLRASWGQLGNEAALGYYSANTLIKTGNTLGNGYVQGIGSNPWPGSIATALENRNLQWETTDSKNIGLDYTLLKGKISGSMNYYHNVTDNLLITKKLAPSAGIDDPILNVGKISNSGFEFEVNYRDQVNEFKYNAGLNFTTLKNKVVELANEGQTIYGEGLKYGDEHFPTQARVGSPISGFYLYKTDGIFQNAQEVAAHNKNGVLLQPNAQPGDIRFKDLNNDGVIDEKDKEYAGTGLPKLEVNLSLGASYKGFDFSALIGSGWGNKLYNGNRYFYESMNSGTNMLASTLNSWTPENHSNIPRAVLQDPNGNSRESDRFLESGDFIRMRQLQLGYTIPSKMLGKAKIDKLRFYVSVENLFTITNYSGIDPEFSRASVVDTGVDRFVYPFTRSFVTGVQYIF is encoded by the coding sequence ATGAAAAAACTACTAGTTAGGAAGCTAAATTTGCTTCCTTTACTGCTATGTCTATGGTTGCCAAGCATCAACTTCGCACAAGCACAAAAGACAATTTCAGGAAAAGTTACAGATGATAAAAACAACACATTGCCAGGTGTTAGTATCTCTATCAAAGACTCAAAGTACAATGCAGCAACAGACATCGACGGAAATTATACGCTGGTATATTCCTCAAGTCTCGTAGATCCCGTTATCGTTTTTTCTTATATGGGTTTCATAGGAAAAAGTGAAGCCGTAAATAACCGCACCCAATTTGATGTGGTTATGCAGGAAGAAACCAATAAATTAAATGAAGTAGTAATTATAGGTTACGGATCTCAGAAAAAAAGTAACGTTACCGGAGCTATTTCTACCGTTAAAAAAGAAAGTCTTGAAACCAGAGCCACAACAAGTCCGGCCGAGGCACTTCAAGGTTTAGTTGCAGGGGTAAACGTGCAAAAAAGCGGTGGTGTAGCAGGAGCTTCTGTAAGTGTCAAAATTCGTGGAGTTAACACTTTTGGAGCGACAGAACCACTTTATATAATTGACGGATTTCAAGGATCTATTAATACCATCAATCCAACCAATATAGAATCTATGGAGGTTCTTAAAGATGGTGCTGCAGCTGCAATTTACGGATCTGTAGCCGCTAATGGTGTAATTATCGTAACCACTAAAAACGGTCAGAAAGAAGGCGTAAAAGTTGATTTCAGCTCCTTTTTAAGCATTACAAATCCATCAAAAATATTAGACTTATTAGACGCTGACGGATATCGCACGGTTAATAAAAGAATGTATGATGAATATAATAAATATGCCACTACGCCAAAACCGCTTCCAGCTTATATTACAGCGCCATCTGACGTAAATACAGATTGGCAGGATGAAGTTTTCCGTTCTGGATTTACTCAAAATTACGGTTTAGGAGTTCAGGGAAGACAAGGTGATTTTAAATTTGCTTTATACGGTAATTTAGTAAAGCAAAAAGGAATCGTAATTGACAACCAATTTGGGCAACAAACAGCGAGCGCAAGAATTAGTTTCAAAAAATCTATTTTTGATGTTGATGGAAAAATGGCGTACATCGGAACACAAAATGCATTGCCAAACTTTCAGTTAAAAGAAGTCTATACAATGGCGCCTTTGGTTCCGGTTTATGATGCAACACAACCTTATGGTTACGGATTGGCAGACAAAAATGGTTTACCGGCCGCAACAAATCCAGTTGCCGAAGAACATTTTAGAAAAAGCAATGACGTAGGACAGGATTTAACAGCAAATATTGCCATTACAACAAATATTGCGCCTTGGATAAAATACAAATTAGCGTATTCTTACCGTGTGAAAAATAACCAGCAAATGGCTCATTTTCCACCATTTATTGCAAATCCAAAAGAAGTTCATCTTTATCCAATGCAAAGCGAATTGAGAACAACATGGAACGAGCAAATTTTAGACAATATTATCACAATCGATAAAACATTTGGTAAACATGTTTTTGGATTAATGCTTGGTAATACTTTTAACAGTCAATCTTCAAACTGGAATCAAGTTAGTGTTGAAGGTAAAACAACGGACTATACGGTAGAAAATGGACAATTAGTTTCAATCGATCGTCCGTCTGGATTTCTTGATCCTGGTTTTGAAACTATTGGAGCAGGAAGAGGCGGAACATATACTGCAGACGGTTCAAAATTTCAATACAATCGTGTCTCTTTCTTCGGAAGGTTAAATTACTCGTATAATGATCGTTACTTACTTCAAGTGACCGTTAGAAAAGATGGTTCTTCTAAATTTGGAGAAGACAGCCGTTGGGGAACATTCCCATCTGTAGCTTTAGGATGGAAAATCGAGCAAGAAGATTTCTTTCCAAAAGATATGATACTTTCTACATTAAAATTACGTGCAAGCTGGGGACAATTGGGTAACGAAGCAGCATTAGGATATTACTCAGCAAATACCTTGATTAAAACCGGAAACACTTTAGGTAACGGTTATGTACAAGGAATTGGAAGCAATCCGTGGCCGGGAAGTATTGCAACAGCATTAGAAAACAGAAACCTACAATGGGAAACGACAGATTCTAAGAATATTGGACTTGATTATACCCTTTTGAAAGGAAAAATAAGCGGTTCGATGAACTATTATCATAATGTAACAGATAATTTATTGATTACTAAAAAACTGGCTCCATCTGCCGGAATCGATGATCCAATTCTTAACGTAGGTAAAATTAGCAATAGCGGATTTGAATTTGAAGTAAACTATCGCGATCAGGTTAACGAATTTAAATATAATGCAGGTTTAAACTTTACGACACTTAAAAATAAAGTGGTAGAATTGGCAAACGAAGGACAAACTATTTACGGAGAAGGATTGAAATACGGAGACGAACACTTTCCGACTCAAGCTCGCGTAGGAAGCCCAATTAGCGGATTTTATTTGTATAAAACAGATGGTATTTTCCAAAATGCACAAGAAGTTGCAGCTCACAACAAAAACGGCGTTTTATTACAGCCAAATGCACAACCTGGAGATATTCGTTTCAAAGATTTGAACAATGACGGCGTTATCGACGAAAAAGACAAAGAATATGCAGGAACAGGATTACCAAAATTAGAAGTAAATCTTAGTTTAGGAGCAAGTTATAAAGGTTTCGATTTCTCAGCTTTGATTGGAAGCGGTTGGGGTAATAAATTATACAACGGAAACAGATATTTCTACGAATCTATGAATTCAGGAACCAATATGCTGGCTTCGACATTAAATTCATGGACACCGGAAAACCACAGTAATATACCACGTGCAGTATTGCAGGATCCAAACGGAAACAGCCGC